ACTGACTCTGTATGGGTAATCACTATGAATCACTTCAAGGGCATTTTGCCACCATAAATCGGTTTCCAAAGTGACTATAATATCAGGCTGATTTTGCTTAATTAAGGCTATTAACTTGTCGGCTGAATGATTAGTCATAAGTACATTTGTATTCATAATTTTGATAGCACAGTCAGAATCAAAAACATTCACAGTGCGTACTTGTTTGGCGACAAATGGGGTATATGGCACAATCCAAATAATCTGATAGATTGCCACCGCAAGGTTAAGCACAACTAACACTAGTGATAAAAACCCACTCGCCCCAAACATACAGCCCAAAGCCGATAGTATTGCCAAGCAAGTAATTTGTACCCTAGGAAACTCCCATACTCTGCAAAGCCAATGATTTGATGGAACAAAAGGTAAAAGGGTAATAACCACTAATAATATGGTCATAATTAACAATGACATTTCCAATATTTCATTCCTGTTTTAATTCAATTTTAAACATAAGTTGTGGTTAAAACCTGCCAACCAGCAAACTCAGCTTATTAGTTGTGTAATTATTGCAAATGGCTAAGAAGTATTTACAGCAAGATACTACATCAATACTGACGACCAAGATAACAAAAGAATAAGCCATTGATATTTAAGGTTTAAATATTTAACCATAAGATGGCATAGAGGTTGCTCTTAACTAATTACTAATGAGGAATGAACCACATTAGTAATAGGAGATTATTATGCCAACCACAGCAAAAACAACCAACAAACCTAAAGTGACCAATAATCCATCTGACACACCCATCGCAGATAAAATGACAGACACACTTCATCAATCGGTTGATACTCTGTCAGAACACGCCCATGTTGCTGAAGAAAAAATTCGTGAAAGCGCCACATCTTCGGCCCAAACATTTGAGCAAAAACAACAACAAGCAAAACAGTATTGGGATCAATCCAGTGTCGGTAAATTCAGTAAAGAAAATCCAGTTGCCACTGCTGGAATTGCATTTGCAGCTGGTGTGTTATTAACCACGTTATTAAAACGTAAATAGTAACTCAAGTGAATACTTCTGCACATCAATCTCGCAATGAGCAGGCATCAGAAAATACTGATGCCTCTTTCAGTGATGTATTAACAGCTTGGGAGAAGGTCTATCAAAGTATTAGACTAAAAATGCGCATCAATGCCGACCTAATCGCTGCTGATTTTCGTTTAACAATACGCGCTTTAGTTGTCAGCCTAATTTGTATTCTTAGTTTAGTGGGACTTGCACTTTTGACCTGGTGTACAGCATTAGTCGCTCTATGCTTAGGCTTAACTCAATTAGGCATACATTGGGGCTGGTGTGTGCTTGTGGTGCTGCTATGCAATGGTTTAGGCATAGTGTTTATTAAAAATGTACTAAGCAAAGCCCTAGCTGCAATTGAAATGAAGGCATCTTGTGCAAGCTTATTAGACCAAACCAAGAAAGAATAAGGGGATTTTTATGTATGACTTTATGCAAGTAGAAAAAGCACAATTAGCGCAAGCAAAAACCCATGCAGAAGTGGCGCGAAAATATTCACAACGCTGCATGACTAGTGCCCAAGAAAAGACCAAAAGCTTCGCTTCATCTCCCGCGGGCATTGCCACAGCCTTTAGTGCTGGGGCATTTCAAGGTGCAACTAACAGTCAGGCTAAATCGCCAATATCCAGCCTACTGCCAATACTACTCAGATTATTTTAAGCCTAAGAATTTCATTGCCAATATAGGAGCAATATCGTGAAAACTCTGATTATTTTAACTTTTTTATTATTAACCACTTCCGCTTTAGTTATTGCTCAAACAGAGCAATCAAGTTCAGATAAAGCTATGCCACTTAATCTCAATAAGTTACAACAAGCATTAGCCAATGCCGATCAAAGTAAACAAGATCGCAACAGTAAACTCAGGCTAGAGCGCGCTAATTTTTATTATCAACAAGCCCAAGAATATTATCGTGCTGGCTGGGACGTTAAAGCCAAAGACTATATACAACGGGGGATTTTATTAGTTGAACTTCATCAGAGAACAAGTACTCCAAACAAGTTTTATCGCCCACAAGCAGCCGCAGCACAACAAGCTAGTTTAACTCAAACTAATGATCGTTAGTAACAACTCAAACAAGCTTAGAAAGCAGTGGCGGAAATAGCGGCGGAAATAGTGGCGGAAATAGCGGAAAAAGTAGTGTGTAATTTTTACAGGGCATGGGAAACAATTACAGCAGGGATGTAATAACCACCTCTTATAAACATAAATACCTATTAAAATCATACAGTTAAAAACTGGCACTAAATTGGCTTTATTAGCTTTAGTTAATAGAAGCTGACGAAGGGATCGTCACTCTTTTGCGCCAGTAAATTCAGATGATCAACGTGAACTTGCTTTAGCCATAGCCGAATATACCCAGCACGTAACACAAGTCATAGATAAGCTTGAATTACAAAACTCGAGGTTGTTCAAAATTGTTATATCGCGCCCAACGGCGCAGTTTGTAGTTTGCAATAGGATGTAAGTAGTATGCAAAAATTCAGTTCAAAATTATCAATATTTTTTAGTTCGAAACCTTCCAGAAAACTTAATGTCCAAGTGGCTAGATCCATTAGTCATTTTAACTGGTTTGCCCGTTACGATATTGGCAATCCGTTAACCGATATTAAATTATCAGTTGAACAAACGAATCACTAACTTTTATAAAACTGTACGAAGATAGGAAGTTCTAAATGATTGCCAATAGTACTAGATTATTACAGCCCGCAGAATCAGCTTATTTAGGCAGTGTATTTACCGATATGGAGCAAACTCTAGCGGTTGTAGGTAAATGCCGAACAGCTGAAAGTTTATCTGTTTCATTGGCCCAAAGTTTTAATGTGTTAACTAACTCTGATACCTCTAGCTTGTTTAAAGCCGCCAGCACACAAGATATTGACCTCATTATTTTTAGTGCTTCAGGCGTTAAAAGTGTATGGATAGAAGAGCTACGAAAAATTCGTTCTCATTCCATTTTAAATATTATTCCGATTATCGTTTTAACAGAAAAAAATTCAGTTAATGAACAACTTGTTGCCTTAGAATTGGGGGCTTTAGATTGTATGGCTAAACCCGCCAATCCATTTATTTTACACGCTAAAGTAGTGAACTACATGAAACTGATGAAAAGCGTCAAAGAGCTTGAATTGGTTTCATCCACAGACGGCTTAACTGGCTTATCGAACAAAATGCAACTAGACACTATGTTAACCAGTGAATGGTACCGTATGAAAAGAAGCCAGAACCCTTTATCAGCGTTAATGATAGATGTTGATTATTTTAAACCTTACAACGATAAATATGGTCATTTGCAGGGAGATGAAGCACTAAAAGCAGTAGCAGATGTGATCAAAAAAGTAGCAACACGAAACTCAGATTTTGCTGCTCGTTTTGGGGGTGAAGAATTTGTTATCCTATTACCCAGTACCGATGCTAAAGGCGCTGAAAAGGTAGCCAAAGATGTAATTAAAGAAGTGCTAGCTTTACAAATCCCTAGTGCTAATCATAACTCCCGACATCTAACCGTAAGTGTTGGTATCAGCAGTTTTGAGCCTCTCAGCGAAGAGCAACAAGACATGAGTCCTAATAGTTTACTGGAACAAGCTGACACAAATTTATATGCAGCCAAACAAGCTGGACGAAATAGATTTTACGCCTAAAAGAGCTCAACTTCGGTAACATCCGATTCGTGGCAAAGCCATAGTGTATTACCAAATTTATCAAGATTTGAAAGATACACTTTATCTACATCTCCTAATACTTTTTTAAGTGTCAATTTAATTTCAAAATCCTTTACGCCCGACAAATTAAAAAATTCAATTCGAAAGGGCTTCACATAAGTTTTTACCAATAAATGTGTGCCATCTGATGAAAAAGATCCCGCCCCTTTATTCAAATCATTAATGACTATAACTTCACCTTTTGTTAATTCAAAAAGTTGCGAACAGTCATTGTGAAATGGTCTAAATTTCCAGTTGTATTGATTAACATGAAAGAGGATTTTGTCTTGGTATCCAATATCACAACATTCAAAATTTATACTCTGATTTTTAGCCGGTATTACAAAAAAGAAAGGTTCATAACTTGCGACTTTTGGACCTATTTTTAATCTAGCGAGTATCTTACCCCTGGACTTGTAAAAATAATCTTCAAGCAAAACTAATAGGTCATTTTCATCATTCACCACTACAGCTTTTAACGGCCCAGTTTGTCGTCCTTGTTTATCTAATGGAGGCATGTTTTTAATTACATACTCTACAAATTCGCTATTATCAAAAGAGTATTTAACCACTACATTATCGAAAACACAGCCAAAACCCTTGTCAGTCTTAAATAATGCCGTTCTGTGATAAATATCAGAGCCTTTTAATTTAGGAATTTCATAGTCTAGGATTTGATACTGCCCATTCTGCATTACCACTAGCTTATTTTCAAAGTTATGATTAACACCAACGCCGACACATTTATCGCCAGATAGAGCAAGTATGTTAAGCATACCAATTGGCAATTTATACTGCTGAACAATTTTAGTTTTCATTGTCGTCCCTGAAAAAGTAACCAGCTTTAGTGCTTAGTCATCTTTTGAATTATGCTTCTTAGCCATTATTATTCCAGCCACGAAGATAACAAAAATCACTAGCCCAGCCATTATCAAAATGTTTATTATTGAACTCATAGAACCTCCAAATTTAAAATATATTAAGTTTCTTTTACTTGGGACTCACTATTCGTTTTATCTACAGGTTGTAACATAGCGTTTAGTTTTTCGCCACCTTTGGCGGCAAAGTCTAAGGTACGTATTGGGAACGGGATCAGTATATCTGCTTCAGCTAAAGCTTGTTTAACAGTAATCACTGCATCATGCCTAGCTTGCATAAAGCCCGGTTCGCCTGGGTAATCAATCCAAAACCAGACTAATAAATTGATACTACTATCAGCAAAACTTTCAGCAAAAACTGCGGTTTCTTCTTTTTTAATCACAAAATCACATTGGTTAATTGCCTCAACGATCACATCAGCGGCCTTTTGAGGGTCGTCGGCATAAGAAATACCTACGGGAACCTCTACACGTCTAATATGAGTAGTGGTGAAGTTAGTCAAAATGTTTCTAAATAAAATTTTGTTCGGCACTATTTCTAGCTGACCAAAAAATGTTTCAACCAAAGTGTTACGGAGATTAATGGTTTTAACGGTACCAAACACCTTGTCGGTTTTAATCACATCACCTATCTGAAATGGCTTCCTGATCCCCATTGCAATACCTGCAATGAAGTTTTCGGTCATATCTTGAAACGCAAAACCTATGGCTAAGCCAACAATACCAGCACCCGCCAATAACGATGTAACTGTGCCAGACAAACCTAAAAAATCTAATGCAACAAAAAGACCTGCAGCTAAGATACAAACCCTAACAATAGATGCCAAAAGTGAAGCAATTTGTTTTGAATCTAAGGTTTTACGGAAAATTTGACCGGCAGTTTTAGCAACAAACCTAGCGATAATTGAAAACACTATAATAATGACAATTGCCACCACAAAATTTGGCAAATGTTTAATACTGGCCTCTAACCAAGTTTGTAACTTCTCATCAATTAAACTTAAGAATTTGTCTAATTTAATTATCTCCATGCCAGATCCTTATACAATCACTTCTATCTAAAGTAAGCGTCTACTTGCATTCTCTATTAACAGCACACCAGCCAAGTGCTGTGAACACTTGGCTGGTATTCCTACTATTCAGCTTTCATCTCTTTTTGATATTCAGCAGCCAACTCAATTTTTTGCGTTGGACTTAACACCTTACCGGCTTGTTGGAAAAACTCTCGCTCTTCTTCATCTATGTGATGTAGCACTTTATGTTGTAAAGCCTTCATGGTTTTTAACCATTCTGGTGCGGTCATTGCCGTTTGTTCTAAATCTTCTACTAATTCGTCTATTTCATGATGTTCAGCTATACCATGTCGGGTCAGTTGAACAGTATTGTCTGACTTGAGTAATGGTGCATAAAAATATCTTTCTTCAGCCGTGGCATGATCAGCAAGTTGTATTTTTAACTCAGCGAAAAAATCTCGACGGCTAGCTGAATCACCCGATGTATCCACTAAAATCTTCATTAAAAATCTTTGTTTGTCATGGTCGCTACGAAGAGCAGTGAAAATATCCATACTTAACCTCTTTAGTAAATGAATTCCATAGACTTAAAGCCAGTTATGTACCAGATTGATAAAAACCATGTAAGTAATTGTTTTAAAGCTTAAAAATGAAATTAGATGATTATTAGAAAAAGCTCATTCATTGCTTGCATGAAATAATTACAGAGCAAATTGTATTCTTTGCCCAGTACAATTAAGACCTCGACTGACTGCTTTTTATACCGACTGTAATAACGTCGCAACTTAAGATGAAATTTTTACAATAATATAAGTAATGATTACATGGATAGCAGTTCCCCAACCCCAGAAAAAAAATAAAACCGATAAATATCAACAACTTAAAAACTGGCATTCAACTGGCATTAGGTTCTGTGAACTTTAAACAGGAGAAACAATATGAAACGTACAACCCTTTCACTATTAATCGCCACTGTTATTAGTACAGCATCTTTTACAGCTAATGCTGAGAACACTTGGAAAGAAGGCGCCAAAGACGCATGGATTGACGGCAAAGCCGAATCAACTTTGTTATTTAATGGCAACTTAAATTCGTTTGATATCAATACTGATGTACAAAATGGCACAGTTATTCTAACCGGTAAAGTTGACACCTCAGTCGACAAAGCTCTTGCCGAAGAATTAGTTTCTTCGTTAGACGGAGTAACAGATGTAGATAACAAGCTGACAATCGTCTCTGAGCAAACAGATAACCAAGACAGCGAAATGATGCAAGATCTGAAAGACTCAAAAGTAGAAACAGTAGTAAAAACTAGATTACTGTTTGAATCAGAAGTCAGTGGTTTAGATATTGAAGTAGAAGTAAATGATGGTGTAGTGACCCTAGCAGGCTATGTAACCAACGACTCAGAACGTCAACTTGCTATTGCCATAGCTAAAAACACAGACGATGTAGAAAGAGTCATCGATGAATTAACGCTAGAAAGTTAATATTTATTTATCTAGATTTATCCCAGCCCCTCTCCAAAGGGGCTTTTTTTTTGCCATTATTAAAGCTGCATGGAGCATTATATAACCACGAGATTCGAGCTTAAAAGCAAAAGAATTGGTCACAGAGTAAACCTAGAAGCAGAATACAACAGCGTGATGCAAAATTGCTATTGGTTAGCCCACTGCACGCTATTTTCGTCTTTTGCTGCAGCTTTAAGCATATCGATTAAAGGTAAAGCACGTTTATGTAGACTCACCAAAGGAGCGTCTTCGTTATCATCTGTAGACTCATCTGCTTCGGGTTGTTGCTGAGCTACACCGAGCGCTGCTTCTAGGCTCGCCAATGCAGCTGGAATATCTTCAGCCCTTATCGCACTAGGAACAGTACCGCTATGGCCCAGCATTTTCAGCAATTGTACTGCTACATCACCAAACATAGTAATGTTGGCACTGGCCGGACTAGAAAAAATAACTAACATAATGATTTAGCTCTTAAGGGTTGCTCAATAAATGTAAGGTAAGTGTACGCCTATACAACATACTTTACTGCAACAACATTAAGTCCTCTTTAATGAAGGCCCTAGGTATTTTTTATGGGTAATTTGATCGAAAACATTCGCTCTGGCCTTGTGCCCTAACACAACAACCCATACCATATCTCTATCTGGCAAAGTTAGTGACTGTTAACAACGTTAATGTAACAAGCCACTGCAAATATAAATAACCAGCGGATCCAAGCGATAAAATCAAATGGACGAAGCAAAGTAAAACGAGGTTACATGCGCATAATTTATGGAATAGTCATAGTCTCGATTTGTATTGCCTCCTTCATCGGTATACAAAAATGGCGAGGCCCTATTTTGCCGGCTATTAACGTTGAAATGTTACCTCTTGAACTACGTATTGTTGCCAGTGGCGAAGTGCGTTATCAATCATTAGCCCGTATTGGTAGTGAAATTACCGGTACCGTATTAGCTCGCCATGTACGAGAAGGTGATCAGGTCAACAAAGGGGATTTACTCATTGAGCTTAACCCCAAAGAACTACAATCACGCCTAGCGCAAGCACAAACCTTACTGCAACAATTACAAAATAATAGTCGCCCGCAAGCTGAGGCAGCTTTAGTTGAGGCCCGCGATAATTTACAGCAGGCTAGTCGCGAAGCCAAGCGTAGAAAATCACTAGCCGACCAAGGTTTAGTGCCTATTGAACAAGTTGAACAGGCTCAGAGGTTGGAGCAGAGTGCTCAAAACGCCTTGACCCGTGCAAAACTAGCTACTCAAGCCTTAGCGGCGGGCAACAGCGAAGAACGTTTATTACAGCAACGTATTGCCAGTGCCGAAGCCGAGCTTGCAAAAACACAGCTTTATGCCCCATTTAACGGTCGGGTACAAACCCGTAATGTTGAACCTGGCGATCTTGTACAACCTGGAAAAACCTTACTCGAAATTGCTCGCAGTGATTGCTCAGATTGTAATAGCCAAACTAACGACAGCTTAGAAGTTGTGATCGCACTTGATGAGAAAAACTTTGCCCCAGTGCGTTTAAATCAACAGGTGCAATTAATCGCCGATGCGTGGCCAGATATCACAGTGCCAGGCATAGTGCATTTTATTGCCCCTGCTGTAGATAGCGGTCGTGGCACCATCGATGTACATATTAAAATTCAGAAAAATAATGCGGGCGTTGGTCCTGAATTTCTTCAAGGTATGACGGTATCTGCCAATATTATTGCCGCGCAACGTGAATCTACTTTGGTGTTACCCAACGATTATTTGTTATCTGTCTCGGCTGACAACGCCCAAGTGATGCGTTGGCAAAATGGAGAAGTGAGCACTGTTGAGGTAACACTGGGTTTACGCAACACCAGCCACAGTGAAATCATCTCTGGCTTGGCCGAAGGCGATGTTGTAGTGCAAGGCAACAGTTTAACTAATGGTCAACGGGCACGTGTCAGCTTTGAGCCGGTTCAGTATGTCATTCGTTAATGGCATAACTCACTTACGGCAGTCCCTATGGATTGAATGGCGTATTGCGCTACGTTTTTTGGCAGACAACCCACTGCAAACGCTTTTAATCAGTGTCGCCATTTCAGTAGGGGCTGCTGTTATTGTGTTTATCACAGCCCTGATGCTTGGGCTACAAAATAACATGATCGATAAAACCCTAGGCACCCAAGCACACATTAGTATCAAAGCAAAAAAACAGCACAATAACTTTTCTAAAATCCCTACAGATAAATATATCTGGGCATTAGAAAGCCCCCGCGCACAAGACCTACAAACCATTAATAACTGGCAAGAGATACGCAATACACTTGATCAATATGCAGTATTCACTGCTGTATCTCCGTTAATCTCAGGGCCT
The sequence above is a segment of the Paraglaciecola sp. L3A3 genome. Coding sequences within it:
- a CDS encoding DUF883 domain-containing protein; the protein is MPTTAKTTNKPKVTNNPSDTPIADKMTDTLHQSVDTLSEHAHVAEEKIRESATSSAQTFEQKQQQAKQYWDQSSVGKFSKENPVATAGIAFAAGVLLTTLLKRK
- a CDS encoding diguanylate cyclase, producing MIANSTRLLQPAESAYLGSVFTDMEQTLAVVGKCRTAESLSVSLAQSFNVLTNSDTSSLFKAASTQDIDLIIFSASGVKSVWIEELRKIRSHSILNIIPIIVLTEKNSVNEQLVALELGALDCMAKPANPFILHAKVVNYMKLMKSVKELELVSSTDGLTGLSNKMQLDTMLTSEWYRMKRSQNPLSALMIDVDYFKPYNDKYGHLQGDEALKAVADVIKKVATRNSDFAARFGGEEFVILLPSTDAKGAEKVAKDVIKEVLALQIPSANHNSRHLTVSVGISSFEPLSEEQQDMSPNSLLEQADTNLYAAKQAGRNRFYA
- a CDS encoding mechanosensitive ion channel family protein, which translates into the protein MEIIKLDKFLSLIDEKLQTWLEASIKHLPNFVVAIVIIIVFSIIARFVAKTAGQIFRKTLDSKQIASLLASIVRVCILAAGLFVALDFLGLSGTVTSLLAGAGIVGLAIGFAFQDMTENFIAGIAMGIRKPFQIGDVIKTDKVFGTVKTINLRNTLVETFFGQLEIVPNKILFRNILTNFTTTHIRRVEVPVGISYADDPQKAADVIVEAINQCDFVIKKEETAVFAESFADSSINLLVWFWIDYPGEPGFMQARHDAVITVKQALAEADILIPFPIRTLDFAAKGGEKLNAMLQPVDKTNSESQVKET
- a CDS encoding hemerythrin domain-containing protein: MDIFTALRSDHDKQRFLMKILVDTSGDSASRRDFFAELKIQLADHATAEERYFYAPLLKSDNTVQLTRHGIAEHHEIDELVEDLEQTAMTAPEWLKTMKALQHKVLHHIDEEEREFFQQAGKVLSPTQKIELAAEYQKEMKAE
- a CDS encoding BON domain-containing protein encodes the protein MKRTTLSLLIATVISTASFTANAENTWKEGAKDAWIDGKAESTLLFNGNLNSFDINTDVQNGTVILTGKVDTSVDKALAEELVSSLDGVTDVDNKLTIVSEQTDNQDSEMMQDLKDSKVETVVKTRLLFESEVSGLDIEVEVNDGVVTLAGYVTNDSERQLAIAIAKNTDDVERVIDELTLES
- a CDS encoding DUF1840 domain-containing protein; the encoded protein is MLVIFSSPASANITMFGDVAVQLLKMLGHSGTVPSAIRAEDIPAALASLEAALGVAQQQPEADESTDDNEDAPLVSLHKRALPLIDMLKAAAKDENSVQWANQ
- a CDS encoding efflux RND transporter periplasmic adaptor subunit; this encodes MRIIYGIVIVSICIASFIGIQKWRGPILPAINVEMLPLELRIVASGEVRYQSLARIGSEITGTVLARHVREGDQVNKGDLLIELNPKELQSRLAQAQTLLQQLQNNSRPQAEAALVEARDNLQQASREAKRRKSLADQGLVPIEQVEQAQRLEQSAQNALTRAKLATQALAAGNSEERLLQQRIASAEAELAKTQLYAPFNGRVQTRNVEPGDLVQPGKTLLEIARSDCSDCNSQTNDSLEVVIALDEKNFAPVRLNQQVQLIADAWPDITVPGIVHFIAPAVDSGRGTIDVHIKIQKNNAGVGPEFLQGMTVSANIIAAQRESTLVLPNDYLLSVSADNAQVMRWQNGEVSTVEVTLGLRNTSHSEIISGLAEGDVVVQGNSLTNGQRARVSFEPVQYVIR